In Quercus robur chromosome 11, dhQueRobu3.1, whole genome shotgun sequence, the following proteins share a genomic window:
- the LOC126705722 gene encoding uncharacterized protein LOC126705722 — protein sequence MKKPSQPPKIKDKNESLLPNNEKKPLSSSSPSTSSSSSSISPNPNQNPNDTVPVPKKITRDLPNLSECHACGLRTDTANPNPKRQRLQTLRSEWRIVLLCNKCFLRVNSSHICSYCFLQADHSSFLCRLCNRRVHSHCFHNNRHVAPWSYASSDEFSVCVDCWVPKPIALSRSRSRSQSQNNFKGNSDESSRVLPEFNSVKSLQDAANDASSVAKNKIEAAVKAREEAVRKALVARKAVELANTALDLVASDANNKEEEVFIDDVELAFRLHRVMNSSPRISSNFCSLNTSCLAIVPRSAASGNPSVCGKLQLCSDNKLCENPDKSVSEPSVCVRPSDGDGNSSNSNGDDNTMDSANLSSGNECKPSTTTTMPKDRYRFKYCRFKPANVPKDRYRIKYCRCKPANVPKDRYRFKYCRCKPARPKDRYRVKYCRRNFRLKTLVDCKQSKFSCDGFDLVNEGSASAPAPGLVTACSNESMTISNATLLQCCVVPLQPSGCASGSFQDQSSRQ from the coding sequence ATGAAGAAGCCGAGTCAACCCCCCAAAATCAAGGACAAGAATGAATCGCTCCTTCCCAACAACGAAAAGAAgcccctttcttcttcttctccttctacttcttcttcttcctcctctatatccccaaacccaaaccaaaacccaaacgACACCGTTCCAGTCCCCAAGAAGATAACCAGAGATCTCCCCAATCTATCCGAATGCCACGCTTGCGGGTTGAGAACCGACACCGCCAACCCTAACCCTAAAAGGCAAAGACTCCAAACCTTGCGCAGCGAATGGCGCATCGTTCTTCTCTGCAACAAGTGTTTCCTCCGCGTCAACTCCTCCCACATCTGCTCCTACTGTTTTCTCCAAGCCGACCACTCCTCCTTCCTCTGCCGCCTCTGTAACCGCCGCGTCCATAGCCACTGCTTTCACAACAATCGGCACGTCGCGCCCTGGTCCTACGCTTCTTCCGATGAATTCTCCGTCTGCGTCGATTGCTGGGTGCCCAAGCCCATTGCGCTTTCCCGGAGTCGGAGTCGGAGTCAGAGTCAGAACAACTTCAAGGGCAATTCCGACGAGTCGTCTAGGGTATTGCCTGAATTCAATTCTGTCAAATCGCTCCAAGACGCCGCCAATGATGCCAGTTCTGTGGCCAAGAACAAGATCGAGGCCGCCGTGAAGGCCAGAGAGGAGGCCGTGAGGAAAGCCTTGGTGGCTAGGAAGGCCGTGGAGTTGGCCAATACTGCTCTTGATTTGGTTGCTTCTGACGCTAACAATAAGGAGGAGGAGGTTTTTATCGATGATGTGGAATTAGCGTTTCGGTTGCACCGGGTTATGAATAGCTCCCCAAGGATATCCAGCAACTTTTGCTCCTTGAATACCAGTTGCTTGGCTATTGTTCCGAGGTCGGCGGCCTCGGGGAATCCTAGCGTTTGTGGGAAGCTTCAACTTTGCAGTGATAACAAGTTGTGTGAAAATCCTGATAAAAGTGTTTCAGAACCATCAGTTTGTGTTCGGCCTTCAGATGGGGATGGGAATTCTTCCAATTCTAATGGAGATGACAATACTATGGACTCTGCCAATCTATCCTCTGGTAATGAATGCAaaccttctactactactactatgcCTAAGGATAGATATCGGTTTAAGTATTGTAGATTCAAGCCTGCTAATGTGCCTAAGGATAGATATCGGATTAAGTATTGTAGATGCAAGCCTGCTAATGTGCCTAAGGATAGATATCGGTTTAAGTATTGTAGATGCAAACCTGCAAGGCCTAAGGATAGATATCGAGTTAAGTATTGTAGGAGAAACTTTAGATTGAAAACACTTGTTGATTGTAAACAATCCAAGTTCTCTTGCGACGGGTTTGACCTGGTTAACGAGGGCTCTGCTTCTGCTCCTGCTCCTGGACTAGTTACGGCTTGTTCCAATGAATCGATGACAATTTCCAATGCTACATTATTGCAGTGCTGTGTGGTTCCTTTACAACCTTCTGGTTGTGCAAgtggttcatttcaagaccagtCATCAAGGCAATAG